A region of Candidatus Bathyarchaeia archaeon DNA encodes the following proteins:
- a CDS encoding phosphoribosyltransferase family protein, translated as MFPNVVEERSYRDRVRIFEDRAHAGELLALKLQKYSRSPDAILFAIPSGGIPVALTIARALGIPLDVAVVRKAQIPWNPEAGFGAVAWDGETVLNEPLMERLGLGRAAIEGAISMAKAIVEDRLRRFRGDKPFPDLRGKTAIIVDDGLASGFTMLAAVRAVRRMGPRAVVVAVPTASSEAIALLAPEVDGLICLNIRGGPIFAVADAYRHWRDVPDEEALGALERARREGIAI; from the coding sequence TTGTTCCCAAACGTCGTGGAGGAGCGATCATATAGGGACAGGGTCCGAATATTCGAGGATAGGGCGCATGCGGGCGAGCTCTTGGCCCTGAAGCTGCAAAAATACTCGAGGTCCCCGGATGCGATCCTCTTCGCGATACCATCCGGCGGCATCCCGGTCGCGTTGACAATCGCCCGGGCCCTTGGGATCCCGCTCGATGTGGCGGTTGTCAGGAAGGCGCAGATCCCTTGGAACCCGGAGGCGGGGTTCGGGGCGGTGGCTTGGGACGGGGAAACAGTCCTAAACGAGCCCCTGATGGAGCGCTTGGGCCTCGGCCGAGCCGCCATCGAGGGGGCGATCTCGATGGCCAAGGCGATCGTCGAGGATAGGCTCAGGAGGTTCAGGGGCGATAAACCCTTCCCGGATCTTAGGGGCAAGACGGCCATAATCGTGGACGACGGATTGGCCTCGGGGTTCACGATGCTGGCGGCCGTTAGAGCGGTCCGGAGGATGGGCCCAAGGGCCGTGGTGGTGGCCGTGCCGACCGCCTCCTCCGAGGCGATCGCCCTATTGGCGCCGGAGGTGGATGGGCTCATTTGCCTCAACATCAGGGGCGGCCCGATATTCGCGGTCGCCGACGCGTATCGGCATTGGCGCGACGTTCCCGATGAGGAGGCGCTAGGGGCTTTGGAGCGCGCTCGGCGGGAGGGGATCGCCATATGA
- a CDS encoding TIGR00725 family protein, which yields MRQIAVIGSGGPIPEGVRAMAEELGRAIARAGAVLITGGRGGVMEAACKGAKEAGGLTVGILPGPDGRDANPYVDIAIVTGMGDARNVINVRSADAVIVVHGGAGTLSEVGLALKAGKRVIAIKPSGGVAELVAGLAMGGGNVIPAGSVEEAIELALGGPEGRHGAFGERIGDEDR from the coding sequence ATGAGGCAGATCGCCGTGATAGGGAGCGGGGGCCCGATACCGGAGGGGGTCCGCGCGATGGCGGAGGAACTTGGGCGGGCCATAGCACGCGCCGGCGCCGTCCTGATAACAGGGGGGAGGGGAGGGGTTATGGAGGCGGCTTGCAAGGGGGCCAAGGAGGCCGGGGGCTTAACGGTCGGGATCCTGCCCGGGCCGGATGGTCGAGATGCCAACCCATACGTTGACATAGCGATCGTAACGGGCATGGGGGACGCGAGGAACGTAATCAACGTCAGATCGGCCGATGCCGTGATCGTGGTCCACGGGGGCGCTGGGACCCTCTCCGAGGTCGGCTTGGCCCTCAAGGCTGGGAAGAGGGTCATAGCCATAAAGCCCTCCGGAGGAGTGGCGGAGCTCGTCGCCGGATTGGCCATGGGCGGAGGGAATGTGATCCCGGCGGGCTCCGTGGAGGAGGCGATCGAGCTGGCCTTGGGAGGGCCCGAGGGGCGCCATGGGGCGTTTGGGGAGCGGATCGGGGATGAAGATCGCTGA
- a CDS encoding NAD-dependent deacylase, whose translation MKIAEELGLRVNPRLRVVALTGAGISIESGVPIFRGKGSMWEIPEARRLAERAGPPWNTKETWEYYEWRRGLVSRCEPNRAHYALAEMEKYFEDFLLITQNVDGLHARAGSRRLLELHGSMWRGRCIECGQVIDLPETPLRALPPLCTCGQALRPDVVQFGEPIDPKILSAAFKACKRAELFLVIGTSAVVYPAAQMPLVAIEGGARAVEINPNPTPLTPFMSLSIRGRAAEALPRLWEELLSSASG comes from the coding sequence ATGAAGATCGCTGAGGAGCTAGGCCTGAGGGTGAACCCAAGGCTTCGCGTCGTCGCCCTAACGGGCGCCGGCATATCCATCGAGAGCGGGGTCCCGATCTTCAGGGGCAAGGGTTCCATGTGGGAGATCCCCGAGGCCAGGAGGCTCGCGGAGAGGGCCGGGCCGCCTTGGAATACGAAGGAGACTTGGGAGTATTACGAATGGAGGAGGGGCCTCGTCAGCCGTTGCGAGCCGAATCGGGCCCATTATGCGCTGGCGGAGATGGAGAAATACTTCGAGGATTTCCTACTAATAACTCAGAACGTCGACGGCCTTCACGCTAGGGCGGGTAGCAGGAGGCTTTTGGAGCTTCATGGGAGCATGTGGAGGGGGAGATGCATCGAATGCGGCCAAGTCATCGATCTGCCCGAAACGCCCCTGAGGGCCTTGCCGCCCCTTTGTACCTGCGGCCAAGCCTTGCGCCCGGACGTCGTCCAATTCGGGGAGCCCATAGACCCCAAGATCCTGAGCGCAGCCTTCAAGGCCTGCAAACGGGCCGAGCTGTTCTTGGTTATAGGAACTTCGGCGGTCGTTTATCCGGCCGCCCAAATGCCCTTGGTGGCGATCGAAGGGGGCGCGAGGGCCGTGGAGATCAACCCGAACCCAACCCCCTTGACCCCCTTCATGAGCCTATCGATCCGCGGGAGGGCGGCGGAGGCCCTGCCTAGGCTTTGGGAGGAGCTTTTATCGAGCGCCTCTGGGTGA
- a CDS encoding FGGY-family carbohydrate kinase, which produces MSNLLGVDIGTSACKAVLVDPLGRILSSSRVSNEVSFPKPGWAEQDPERNWWIAFKRAVRACLKGAEGRDIACVGISGLSTNLTPLDGRGRPLRKSILYMDTRAAAEIDHLKAELGDERFLEINGNPISHRMLAPKILWFKRHEPKLFERTERIAPSSHCYVLNKLTGSFASDYYVADMTGLSDVRKGEWSDELCEAVGIDPAMLPELVEAGSVVGEVSGAAAREVGLAKGTPVVAGSCDANVSALSAGVIEDGESMLSYGSVGAAYTCISRPIIHRGLYFGHHVRPGKWVSAIAMQTVGAIVEWFRRLRGKREGDLRELEERAARIPPGSEGIIVLPYFMGERSPIMDPKAKGMIFGLNLYHTDAHVYRAILEAFGYGLLHHLEIYAELGVRIKGWVAVDGGAKSRLWRKIVTDATGITQRYDPRNPGAPLGDAFLAGIGCGAIGSWRAIKGWIRAGEVTRPSKSAHAEYLRLYRSYRNLYELTKEEMWRLSAAGPSRPRH; this is translated from the coding sequence TTGTCCAATCTGCTGGGCGTGGACATAGGGACGTCGGCCTGCAAGGCCGTCCTAGTCGATCCGCTGGGGAGGATCCTATCAAGCTCGAGGGTAAGCAACGAGGTCTCCTTCCCCAAGCCCGGATGGGCGGAGCAGGATCCGGAGAGGAATTGGTGGATCGCCTTCAAGAGGGCCGTTAGGGCATGCTTGAAGGGGGCGGAGGGGAGGGATATCGCCTGCGTGGGCATTAGCGGGCTCTCGACGAACCTGACGCCCTTGGATGGGAGGGGGAGGCCGCTCCGCAAATCGATCCTATATATGGATACGAGGGCCGCGGCTGAGATAGACCACCTCAAGGCCGAGCTCGGGGACGAAAGGTTCCTCGAAATAAATGGGAACCCAATAAGCCATAGGATGCTGGCGCCCAAGATCCTCTGGTTCAAGCGACATGAGCCCAAGCTCTTCGAGAGGACGGAGAGGATTGCCCCCTCCTCCCATTGCTACGTCCTGAACAAGCTAACGGGCTCCTTCGCCTCCGATTATTACGTCGCCGATATGACTGGGCTTTCGGACGTCCGAAAGGGCGAATGGAGCGATGAGCTCTGCGAGGCCGTAGGGATCGACCCAGCCATGCTGCCCGAGCTCGTGGAGGCGGGCTCAGTGGTCGGCGAGGTGAGTGGGGCGGCGGCGAGGGAGGTCGGCTTGGCGAAGGGGACGCCGGTCGTGGCCGGGTCATGCGATGCGAACGTGTCCGCATTGAGCGCGGGCGTTATAGAGGATGGGGAGTCGATGCTCTCCTATGGCTCGGTCGGCGCAGCCTATACATGCATTTCGAGGCCGATAATCCATAGGGGGCTATACTTCGGCCATCACGTCAGGCCTGGGAAATGGGTATCGGCCATAGCGATGCAAACGGTCGGCGCCATAGTGGAATGGTTCAGGAGGTTGAGGGGCAAGAGGGAAGGGGACCTGAGGGAGCTGGAGGAGCGGGCCGCTAGGATCCCGCCGGGCTCCGAGGGCATAATCGTATTGCCGTACTTCATGGGGGAGAGGTCGCCCATAATGGATCCCAAGGCTAAGGGGATGATATTCGGCCTGAACTTATACCATACGGATGCGCACGTCTATAGGGCCATCTTGGAGGCGTTCGGCTACGGCCTCCTGCACCATTTGGAGATATACGCGGAGCTGGGCGTTAGAATCAAGGGCTGGGTGGCGGTCGATGGAGGGGCCAAGAGCCGGCTTTGGCGGAAGATAGTCACGGATGCGACGGGCATAACGCAGCGCTATGACCCTAGGAACCCGGGGGCCCCTTTGGGGGATGCCTTCCTCGCTGGGATCGGATGCGGGGCGATCGGGAGCTGGAGGGCCATAAAGGGGTGGATTAGGGCCGGGGAGGTTACGAGGCCTTCGAAGAGCGCCCATGCCGAATACCTGAGGCTCTATCGATCCTACAGGAACCTATATGAGCTCACGAAGGAGGAGATGTGGAGGCTGTCCGCGGCGGGGCCCTCTCGGCCTAGGCATTGA
- a CDS encoding RuBisCO large subunit C-terminal-like domain-containing protein: MEREYTYDPYAFSIFEGIDQEAFLIAAYRIEASGDREPSKVAEALAAEATTGTWLRVPTETDEIRERSQGKVLGVYEFPAEGDSRKFLALVAHPLANFGDGMPITMVMTGIAGNIYSMGLASVKLVDLFMPKSFLREFKGPKFGIGGLRDLLRVGDRPLVGAIMKPKLGMAPREVAKVCYEAAAGGADLIKDDEMQSNPSYCKREDRLSAAMEAIDRGCQESGKKCLYALNITDEVDKMPEIAEWAVQAGANCLLINYVTAGYSILRAIAEDPSIKVPILAHPAMARAFMRPERLGMNYSVIKKLVRICGADLTVLSTPYGKMYQPISEYFWSVRALRDPLHGIKAAMPALGGAVYPGLAMQHVNDIGIDFMMIAGGGILGHPMGTKAGVRAMVQASIAAAKGIRLEEYARDHEELRAAIEKWGVYERPKEVVFKPK; this comes from the coding sequence TTGGAGAGGGAATATACCTATGACCCCTACGCCTTCTCGATCTTTGAGGGGATCGACCAAGAGGCGTTCCTTATAGCCGCCTATAGGATAGAGGCCTCCGGGGATAGGGAGCCCTCGAAGGTGGCCGAGGCCTTGGCCGCCGAGGCCACGACCGGGACTTGGTTGAGGGTCCCAACCGAAACGGATGAGATTAGGGAGAGGAGCCAAGGGAAGGTCTTGGGGGTCTACGAGTTCCCGGCCGAGGGCGATTCTAGGAAGTTCCTCGCCTTGGTCGCCCACCCATTGGCGAACTTCGGCGATGGCATGCCCATAACGATGGTCATGACGGGCATAGCGGGCAATATATACTCCATGGGCCTAGCCTCCGTGAAGCTCGTCGACCTATTCATGCCAAAGTCCTTCCTGAGGGAGTTCAAGGGGCCGAAGTTCGGGATAGGGGGCTTGAGGGATCTCCTCCGCGTGGGCGATAGGCCCTTGGTCGGAGCCATAATGAAGCCCAAGCTCGGGATGGCCCCAAGGGAGGTCGCCAAGGTCTGCTATGAGGCGGCCGCGGGAGGGGCGGACCTGATAAAGGACGATGAGATGCAATCCAACCCGTCGTATTGCAAAAGGGAGGATAGGCTCTCGGCCGCGATGGAGGCCATCGATAGGGGTTGTCAGGAGAGCGGCAAGAAATGCCTCTACGCCTTGAATATAACGGATGAGGTCGACAAAATGCCCGAGATCGCCGAATGGGCCGTTCAAGCGGGCGCCAACTGCCTCCTAATAAACTATGTAACGGCGGGCTATTCGATCCTCAGGGCGATAGCCGAGGATCCGAGCATAAAGGTCCCCATACTGGCCCACCCGGCGATGGCCAGGGCCTTCATGAGGCCCGAGAGGCTTGGGATGAACTATTCGGTCATTAAGAAGCTCGTCAGGATCTGCGGGGCGGATCTCACGGTCCTCTCCACTCCCTATGGGAAGATGTACCAGCCCATCAGCGAGTACTTCTGGTCCGTCCGCGCCTTGAGGGACCCGCTCCACGGGATCAAGGCCGCTATGCCGGCCTTGGGAGGGGCCGTATACCCGGGCTTGGCGATGCAGCACGTCAATGACATAGGCATTGATTTCATGATGATCGCGGGGGGAGGGATCTTGGGCCATCCGATGGGGACCAAGGCCGGCGTGAGGGCCATGGTGCAGGCCTCGATCGCGGCCGCCAAGGGCATAAGGCTGGAGGAGTACGCGAGGGACCACGAGGAGCTGAGGGCGGCCATAGAGAAGTGGGGGGTTTACGAGCGGCCCAAGGAGGTCGTCTTCAAGCCCAAATGA
- a CDS encoding zinc ribbon domain-containing protein, producing the protein MGLIALGIAVAALALKGRGPKPASEVAPPPETSAAARCPNCGAEYPEGSAFCPKCGEKI; encoded by the coding sequence ATGGGCCTCATAGCCCTTGGGATCGCGGTCGCGGCCTTGGCCCTGAAGGGGCGAGGGCCTAAGCCCGCATCCGAGGTGGCGCCCCCTCCCGAGACCTCCGCTGCGGCCCGATGCCCGAACTGCGGCGCCGAATACCCGGAGGGCTCGGCCTTCTGCCCAAAGTGCGGGGAGAAGATATAG
- a CDS encoding DUF6125 family protein, translating to MAERALEYFKRSFFAVDGLWFVMLEEADSFDKALEIDERVWRAMPKIQSKKIRELYGIWGNGLRDLLRALEAKFGMEGYRASFEAEGDRALILIHECPWFEIMKRAGRGALAGRIGERICKAEYRAWADEFDEGIGFSLDSQLCKGDDACRLRFQYEE from the coding sequence ATGGCCGAAAGGGCGCTCGAATATTTCAAGAGGTCCTTCTTCGCGGTCGATGGGCTTTGGTTCGTTATGCTCGAGGAAGCCGACTCCTTCGATAAGGCATTGGAGATAGACGAGAGGGTCTGGAGGGCGATGCCCAAGATCCAATCCAAGAAGATAAGGGAGCTCTATGGCATCTGGGGGAATGGCCTGCGGGATCTATTGAGGGCCCTGGAGGCGAAATTCGGGATGGAGGGCTATAGGGCCAGCTTCGAGGCCGAGGGGGATCGCGCCCTGATATTGATCCACGAGTGCCCATGGTTCGAGATCATGAAAAGGGCGGGGAGGGGGGCCCTAGCCGGCAGGATCGGGGAGAGGATATGCAAAGCGGAATACCGGGCTTGGGCGGATGAGTTCGACGAGGGGATCGGGTTCTCGCTCGATTCCCAGCTCTGCAAAGGGGATGACGCGTGCCGGTTGAGGTTCCAATACGAAGAATGA
- the paaI gene encoding hydroxyphenylacetyl-CoA thioesterase PaaI yields the protein MGALDRIREKIEGDPFSKSLGMKLVELREGYSRVEMTVTGDMLNFHGIAHGGAIFSLADAAFAAASNSHGQMALALCMSISYRSPAREGMRLIAEAFEESLGGRTALYRIVVRSEDGSLIASCQGTVYRRDERVV from the coding sequence ATGGGCGCGCTGGATAGGATCCGGGAGAAGATCGAGGGGGATCCGTTCTCGAAGTCCTTGGGCATGAAGTTGGTGGAGTTGAGGGAAGGCTATAGCAGGGTGGAAATGACCGTCACGGGCGATATGCTCAACTTCCACGGCATAGCCCATGGCGGAGCTATATTCTCATTGGCCGATGCGGCCTTCGCGGCGGCCAGTAATTCCCATGGCCAAATGGCCTTGGCCCTATGCATGAGCATAAGCTATCGTTCGCCGGCGAGGGAGGGGATGAGGCTAATCGCGGAGGCGTTCGAGGAAAGCCTCGGCGGGAGGACAGCCCTATACCGCATCGTGGTCAGATCGGAGGATGGCTCCCTGATAGCATCATGCCAAGGGACCGTTTATAGAAGGGACGAGAGGGTAGTATAG